Proteins encoded in a region of the Gallalistipes aquisgranensis genome:
- a CDS encoding metal ABC transporter solute-binding protein, Zn/Mn family, with translation MTRTHLLQGITIALLFCACAKQTDKNDKNSWIVSIPPLKYIVESITEQDFPVEILLPPGATPETYEPTPAQMTALSDSRLVFTTGLIDFERQLSERFSNTIAENRIVNLSENISLITGEHNHTGHKGTDPHIWTSPAALKQMASTAYRQIALLYPDSTRYAVNYRNLLSRLDSLDRTLRTRFSASDKKYFLIYHPALTYMARDYGIEQIPLEEDGKEPSVDRLQKIIRQAQNDGIRKLFYQSQFSRASVVAFASEIGAEAIEIDPLQENVVENLNRIANQISE, from the coding sequence ATGACAAGAACGCACTTATTGCAGGGAATTACCATAGCTTTGTTGTTTTGTGCCTGTGCCAAACAAACGGACAAAAACGACAAAAATAGTTGGATCGTCAGTATTCCTCCATTAAAATATATCGTAGAAAGCATCACAGAACAGGATTTCCCAGTCGAAATCTTACTGCCTCCCGGAGCGACTCCGGAGACTTACGAGCCCACCCCGGCACAAATGACCGCTTTATCCGATTCCAGATTAGTTTTCACCACGGGATTAATTGATTTCGAACGACAATTATCCGAACGATTTTCCAACACTATCGCGGAAAACCGAATTGTGAACCTATCTGAAAACATAAGCCTCATCACCGGAGAACACAATCACACAGGCCATAAAGGAACCGACCCCCATATATGGACTTCGCCCGCGGCATTGAAACAAATGGCATCGACAGCTTATCGACAAATAGCCCTGCTCTACCCCGATTCTACCAGATATGCGGTCAACTACCGGAACTTGCTCTCACGTTTGGATTCTTTGGACCGGACACTGCGTACCCGGTTCTCGGCATCGGATAAAAAATATTTTCTGATCTATCATCCGGCCCTTACTTATATGGCCCGAGATTATGGTATTGAACAGATCCCCCTTGAAGAGGACGGAAAAGAACCCTCTGTCGACCGGTTACAAAAAATCATTCGCCAAGCCCAAAATGACGGAATCAGAAAATTATTTTACCAGAGCCAGTTCAGTCGGGCCTCCGTCGTTGCCTTCGCATCGGAAATAGGGGCAGAGGCGATAGAGATCGATCCTCTGCAAGAAAATGTAGTGGAAAATCTAAATCGTATTGCGAATCAAATCTCGGAATAA
- a CDS encoding HIT family protein, with the protein MPTLFSRIIQGEIPCYKIAEDEKYYAFLDIHPLTKGHTLVVPKQETDYIFDLDNETLAGLMLFAKKIAIKIKQQVACKRVAIVVLGMEVPHAHIHLIPINSEGDVDFHKAKLQLTSDEFIEIQSKLKL; encoded by the coding sequence ATGCCGACCTTATTTTCTCGTATCATTCAAGGGGAAATACCTTGTTACAAAATTGCAGAGGATGAAAAATATTATGCATTCCTGGATATTCATCCATTGACAAAAGGGCATACCTTAGTCGTTCCTAAACAAGAGACCGACTATATCTTCGATCTCGATAATGAAACACTTGCTGGGTTAATGTTATTTGCCAAAAAAATCGCAATTAAGATAAAGCAGCAAGTAGCTTGCAAACGGGTTGCTATCGTCGTATTGGGCATGGAAGTTCCACATGCACATATACACTTAATTCCTATAAATAGTGAAGGTGATGTTGACTTCCATAAAGCAAAATTGCAACTGACTTCAGACGAATTCATAGAAATTCAATCTAAATTGAAACTTTAA
- a CDS encoding O-methyltransferase, with translation MDALERYIETFSSPEDELLRELDRQTHLRMIQPRMISGHIQGRLLEMIVRMFRPQNILEIGTFTGYSALCMATGLDEPGYIDTFETDDELQELAQSFFDRSKHGHKIRMHIGSALEIAPKRGIQYDLVFIDGDKREYPAYYDMLLDTPLIHSGSIILADNILWYGKITEPIQHNDRHTQAIADFNRMVRDDERVENVILPIRDGLNLIRVK, from the coding sequence ATGGATGCTCTGGAACGATATATCGAAACCTTTTCGTCCCCGGAAGACGAATTGCTGCGAGAGCTCGACAGGCAGACCCACCTGCGCATGATCCAACCCCGAATGATCTCGGGACACATTCAGGGCCGGCTGCTGGAAATGATCGTCAGAATGTTCCGTCCGCAGAACATTCTGGAAATCGGCACATTCACGGGATATTCGGCCCTATGTATGGCCACAGGATTGGATGAACCGGGCTATATCGACACATTCGAAACGGATGACGAACTCCAGGAGTTGGCCCAATCGTTTTTCGACCGAAGCAAACACGGCCACAAAATCCGCATGCATATCGGATCGGCTCTGGAAATAGCCCCGAAACGCGGCATACAATACGACCTCGTATTCATCGACGGCGACAAACGCGAATACCCGGCCTATTACGACATGTTGTTAGACACGCCGCTGATACACAGCGGCAGCATCATTCTGGCCGACAACATCCTCTGGTACGGAAAAATCACGGAGCCGATCCAGCACAACGACCGGCACACCCAGGCCATCGCGGACTTCAACCGTATGGTACGCGATGATGAAAGGGTGGAAAACGTCATCCTGCCGATTCGTGACGGACTAAATCTGATCCGGGTAAAATAA
- a CDS encoding cupin domain-containing protein has protein sequence MKELFPFLVFLGSILICGNLSAQQHPQDTTIRYSINNCVVPFTKSEITPTKSGYAFWYLPKEFTQSGFNVKLSYVDKATATHAPHQHPNDECYFILEGRATVIIGNKEMRVRPGTCVYCPGGVLHGIKKAGRKSIKYLVINNAL, from the coding sequence ATGAAAGAACTTTTTCCTTTTTTGGTTTTTCTCGGAAGTATCTTAATTTGTGGAAATCTCTCCGCCCAACAACATCCACAGGATACAACAATCCGATATTCCATTAATAATTGTGTCGTACCTTTTACTAAAAGCGAAATCACACCAACCAAGTCCGGATATGCGTTTTGGTATCTTCCCAAAGAATTCACACAAAGTGGGTTTAATGTCAAGCTTTCCTATGTCGACAAAGCTACGGCAACCCATGCACCACACCAACACCCCAATGACGAATGCTATTTCATCTTAGAAGGTAGGGCTACTGTAATTATCGGTAATAAGGAAATGAGAGTCAGGCCGGGAACCTGTGTCTATTGCCCAGGAGGAGTTCTTCATGGCATCAAAAAAGCCGGGAGAAAATCCATCAAATATCTGGTAATCAACAATGCTCTATGA
- a CDS encoding phospho-sugar mutase, producing the protein MSAELDVLVMEKARKWLDGNYDKATKERVKYLIDNDKKELTESFYKDLEFGTGGLRGIMGVGTNRMNVYTVGMATQGLANYLKKVFKGEEIRVAISHDSRNNSRQFAEHVADIFASNGFTVFLFDSLRPTPELSFAIRELNCQSGVMVTASHNPKEYNGYKAYWSDGSQVTPPHDKNIIEEVGKITSIDQILTGKNKENINVLDEQFDRIYLDKIHSLSLSPDAVNKFHDMKIVYTPLHGAGVILVPASLKRFGFTNVKTVKEQNILDGNFPTVASPNPEERTTMKMAIELGEKEKADIVLATDPDSDRIGIALPDENGKYVLLNGNQTCVLLTYYLLRRWSELGRLNGHQYIIKTIVTSEMMAKLAESFGVKCYDCLTGFKYIAKIIRANEGTGEQYIGGGEESFGYLAGDFVRDKDGVSACSLAAEAAAWAKSLGTTLYSLLKELYVKYGFYKEGLVSVVRKGKEGQEEIRKMMEEYRNNPPATICGSAVVTVKDYSVPDSLDVATGKKSPIEIDKSNVLQFLTADNTIISVRPSGTEPKIKYYFGVCEPLCCISKFDEVNAQLDAKIERMKKELKLE; encoded by the coding sequence ATGAGTGCAGAATTGGATGTATTGGTTATGGAGAAAGCTCGCAAGTGGCTGGACGGGAATTATGACAAGGCTACTAAGGAGCGGGTCAAGTATTTGATAGACAATGATAAAAAGGAGTTGACGGAAAGCTTCTATAAAGATCTGGAGTTTGGTACGGGAGGGCTCCGGGGTATTATGGGGGTCGGTACCAACCGGATGAATGTCTACACGGTAGGGATGGCGACGCAAGGGTTGGCCAACTACCTGAAAAAGGTTTTCAAGGGAGAGGAAATCCGCGTGGCGATCAGTCACGATAGCCGTAACAACAGCCGCCAGTTTGCCGAGCACGTGGCGGATATTTTCGCCTCGAACGGTTTTACCGTTTTTCTGTTCGATTCGCTGCGGCCTACTCCGGAGTTGAGTTTCGCGATCCGGGAGTTGAATTGCCAAAGCGGTGTGATGGTGACCGCTTCCCACAATCCCAAGGAGTATAATGGATACAAAGCTTATTGGTCCGACGGTTCGCAGGTGACGCCCCCCCACGATAAGAACATTATCGAAGAAGTTGGCAAAATTACGTCGATCGACCAGATTCTGACGGGAAAGAACAAGGAGAACATCAACGTGCTCGATGAACAGTTTGACCGGATTTATCTGGACAAGATACACTCCCTGTCGCTTTCCCCGGATGCCGTGAATAAGTTCCATGACATGAAGATCGTCTATACTCCTCTTCACGGTGCAGGGGTGATTCTGGTGCCCGCTTCGCTCAAACGATTCGGTTTCACCAATGTAAAAACCGTGAAGGAGCAGAATATCCTCGACGGTAATTTCCCGACGGTGGCTTCACCCAATCCCGAGGAGCGGACGACCATGAAAATGGCAATTGAACTGGGAGAGAAGGAGAAGGCCGATATCGTGCTGGCTACTGATCCCGATTCCGACCGGATCGGGATCGCCCTGCCGGATGAAAACGGGAAATATGTACTGCTCAACGGAAATCAGACCTGTGTCCTGCTTACTTATTACCTGTTGCGTCGGTGGAGCGAATTGGGCCGTCTGAACGGTCACCAATATATCATCAAGACGATTGTGACTTCGGAAATGATGGCGAAACTGGCTGAATCATTCGGCGTGAAATGCTACGATTGTCTGACCGGGTTCAAGTATATCGCCAAGATCATCCGGGCGAACGAGGGAACGGGCGAACAGTATATCGGTGGCGGTGAAGAGAGCTTCGGTTATCTGGCCGGCGATTTCGTGCGCGATAAGGACGGAGTGAGTGCCTGCTCGCTGGCGGCTGAAGCGGCTGCGTGGGCCAAGAGTCTCGGAACGACGCTGTATTCCCTGCTGAAAGAGCTGTATGTGAAGTACGGTTTCTATAAGGAGGGGCTCGTTTCCGTTGTTCGCAAAGGCAAGGAGGGGCAGGAGGAGATTCGTAAGATGATGGAAGAATACCGGAATAATCCGCCCGCTACGATTTGCGGTTCGGCCGTGGTGACGGTAAAGGATTATTCTGTGCCCGACAGTCTCGATGTGGCCACAGGGAAAAAGAGTCCGATCGAAATCGACAAATCGAATGTTCTTCAATTCCTGACAGCCGACAATACGATCATTTCCGTCCGTCCGTCCGGTACGGAACCCAAAATAAAATACTATTTCGGGGTGTGCGAACCTTTGTGCTGTATTTCGAAGTTCGACGAGGTCAATGCCCAGCTCGATGCGAAGATCGAACGGATGAAAAAGGAACTGAAACTGGAGTAG
- a CDS encoding helix-turn-helix domain-containing protein: MNMKDRLAEFLKQQGLTPGKLANLLEVQPSSISHLLSGRNKPGFEFIVKFLQCFPSVNPDWLLLGKGTIFRNADIRKSTPRTSEEKLSNKTELYTSSRPKDQTTTNYIEVETEHPTLPFPKTNSQKEIQFKLPEQKRVAEQIIICFDDHTFTIYNQRK; the protein is encoded by the coding sequence ATGAATATGAAAGACCGTTTAGCTGAATTTCTAAAGCAACAAGGATTGACACCGGGAAAATTGGCTAATTTACTGGAGGTGCAACCTTCCAGTATCTCCCATTTACTTTCGGGAAGGAATAAACCTGGTTTTGAATTTATTGTAAAATTCCTTCAATGCTTTCCTTCGGTCAATCCCGATTGGCTTCTTTTAGGTAAAGGAACAATCTTTAGAAATGCCGATATACGAAAATCAACACCTCGAACATCGGAAGAAAAATTATCGAACAAAACAGAACTTTATACATCCAGCAGACCAAAAGACCAGACCACAACAAATTACATAGAGGTAGAAACGGAGCACCCGACATTGCCTTTTCCCAAAACAAATTCCCAAAAAGAAATTCAATTTAAATTACCCGAACAAAAAAGAGTGGCAGAACAAATAATAATTTGTTTTGATGATCATACTTTTACCATTTACAACCAAAGAAAATAA
- a CDS encoding RelA/SpoT family protein, producing MAEYSAEDEILIEDKFNDLLHSCEKICKSEKDWNIIKKAFFLAKEAHKGVRRKSGEPYIIHPIAVAKIVIEEIGLGVKSVVAALLHDVVEDTAYTVEEIGLMFGPKIATMVDGLTKMAGVFNTETSQQAEYFRKVLLTLSDDVRVILIKIADRLHNMRTLGSMPPDKQIKITSETIYLFAPLAYRLGLYSIKTELEDLSLKYRFPEQYLEIERKLNETEADRARFIEKFNAPIIERLKESGIDFEISGRVKSIYSIWSKMQRKQIPFEEIYDLFAIRIVFQPSPLIPEKSQCWHIYSLITDIYKPKPDRIRDWVTIPKANGYEALHATVMGPDGVWAEVQIRSQRMEEIAERGFAAHWKYKHATISNDEDEFDKWLKKVREALNSPTENAVDFLDNFKMTLYTTEIVVFTPKGESRKLPQGATALDFAYDIHTKIGNRAIGAKINHKIESIFTPIASGDQVEILTSGTAHPQTDWLEHVTTAKAKQSIKNYLKKDKQNNIERGIELFESKLKEFGITPSARVFRKVLPAYECTNKDEFYSKLGAEILKLDNLEKILKQNAASKMLKFWTLQLVNPFKFLGGGGDKKNDQYVVKEPTEVGGNEPQFIMAECCNPIPGDVVMGYKDPESGKIYVHKTSCDELTRLASQHGENITSIKWSSHKAMSYLSIIEVRGIDRMGILMEMVQVITGELSINIRELHIQSHDGIFEGTISLYVKSIEDLNMITNKVRKIKGIEKVKRIRNN from the coding sequence ATGGCGGAATATTCGGCTGAAGATGAAATTCTGATCGAAGACAAATTCAACGACCTTTTGCATAGCTGCGAAAAAATATGCAAAAGCGAAAAGGACTGGAACATCATCAAAAAAGCCTTCTTTCTGGCCAAAGAGGCCCACAAAGGCGTCCGGCGCAAGTCGGGTGAACCATATATCATTCACCCGATCGCCGTCGCCAAAATTGTGATCGAGGAGATCGGGCTCGGTGTAAAATCGGTCGTTGCAGCACTGCTTCACGATGTCGTGGAGGACACGGCCTACACCGTAGAAGAGATCGGGCTGATGTTCGGCCCCAAGATCGCCACCATGGTGGACGGACTGACCAAGATGGCCGGAGTTTTCAACACAGAAACCTCCCAGCAGGCGGAATACTTCCGAAAGGTATTGCTGACCCTGTCCGACGACGTCCGTGTGATTTTGATCAAAATAGCGGATCGGTTGCACAACATGCGGACACTCGGTTCGATGCCTCCCGACAAACAGATCAAGATAACCAGCGAAACGATCTATCTTTTCGCGCCGCTGGCATATCGGCTCGGCCTCTATTCGATCAAAACCGAACTGGAGGACCTCAGCCTGAAATACAGATTCCCGGAACAATATCTCGAAATCGAACGCAAACTGAACGAAACGGAGGCCGACCGGGCCCGTTTCATCGAAAAATTCAATGCCCCGATCATCGAACGGCTGAAGGAAAGCGGTATCGACTTTGAAATTTCCGGACGGGTCAAAAGCATCTATTCGATCTGGTCGAAAATGCAGCGTAAACAAATTCCTTTCGAGGAAATCTACGACCTGTTCGCTATCCGCATCGTATTCCAGCCGTCGCCGCTTATTCCCGAAAAATCGCAATGCTGGCATATTTACTCACTGATTACCGATATATACAAACCCAAACCCGACCGGATACGGGACTGGGTCACGATTCCCAAAGCCAATGGCTATGAAGCTCTGCACGCGACCGTAATGGGTCCCGACGGAGTATGGGCCGAAGTGCAAATTCGCTCCCAGCGAATGGAGGAGATCGCCGAACGAGGATTCGCCGCACATTGGAAATACAAACATGCCACCATATCCAATGACGAAGACGAATTCGATAAATGGCTTAAAAAAGTTCGGGAGGCATTGAACAGTCCGACGGAGAATGCCGTCGATTTTCTGGACAATTTCAAAATGACCCTCTATACCACAGAAATCGTGGTATTTACACCCAAAGGTGAATCCCGCAAATTACCTCAGGGCGCCACTGCACTCGACTTTGCATATGACATTCACACCAAGATCGGCAACCGGGCGATCGGAGCCAAAATCAACCATAAGATCGAATCCATTTTCACACCGATTGCAAGCGGAGATCAAGTGGAAATTCTGACCTCGGGCACAGCACACCCCCAAACAGACTGGCTGGAACATGTCACCACGGCCAAGGCCAAACAATCGATCAAAAATTACCTGAAAAAAGACAAGCAAAACAATATAGAACGGGGTATCGAACTGTTCGAAAGCAAACTGAAAGAATTCGGCATCACTCCAAGTGCCCGGGTGTTCAGAAAGGTCCTTCCTGCATACGAATGCACGAATAAGGATGAATTTTACAGCAAACTGGGAGCTGAAATACTGAAACTGGATAACCTGGAAAAAATACTGAAACAGAATGCAGCAAGCAAAATGCTGAAATTTTGGACGCTTCAACTCGTCAATCCTTTCAAATTTTTAGGAGGCGGCGGCGACAAAAAGAACGACCAGTATGTTGTAAAAGAACCGACCGAAGTAGGAGGAAATGAACCTCAATTTATCATGGCCGAATGTTGCAACCCGATTCCCGGAGATGTAGTGATGGGATACAAAGACCCGGAAAGCGGCAAAATATATGTACATAAAACTTCCTGTGACGAACTGACACGCTTGGCCTCACAACACGGAGAAAATATCACATCTATCAAATGGTCAAGCCATAAGGCTATGTCATATCTCTCCATAATTGAGGTTCGAGGCATAGATCGTATGGGAATTTTGATGGAAATGGTACAGGTGATCACCGGCGAACTCAGCATCAATATCAGAGAACTTCACATACAAAGTCATGACGGCATTTTCGAAGGGACAATCAGCCTCTACGTAAAAAGCATAGAAGACCTTAACATGATCACGAATAAAGTCAGGAAAATCAAAGGAATAGAGAAGGTGAAAAGGATTAGAAACAATTAA
- the dnaA gene encoding chromosomal replication initiator protein DnaA — protein sequence MVINTQTYSDIWQNCLSRIKEQTSEEEFVKWFKPIVPLDFDGTTLRLRVPNESYVYHIEKNYIPFLKPIIHQLFGLKTRLRYAVPKSEPKTMTITQEGDNSAINKFITQTDTANIKNPFIIPGIKKIVIDPQLNPNYTFDNFIEGECNRLARSAGLAVAVNPGKTPFNPLYIYGDSGLGKTHIVQAVGMEVRQRHPELQVLYVSMNKFQSQFQNAAIKGELNDFIHFYQMIDVLIIDDIQELAGKEKTQNAFFNIFNHLQLSGKQLVLTSDKPPVELKDIEQRLLTRFKWGLSAQLQQPDQETKLKIIRNKVARLGTEVSDEVIDFLANNINANVREIEGALSSLVANASFLNKKITVSLAKEILKVYVQFNQKEITIDHIRRVVCEYLNLDEEKFRSPKRTREIAQARQIAMYLSKQHTKAPLTAIGAAIGGKNHATVLHACKAISNLLETDKAFRAQIEEIEKRVMAR from the coding sequence ATGGTCATTAACACACAGACATATAGCGATATATGGCAAAACTGCTTGTCCCGTATCAAAGAACAGACATCCGAAGAGGAGTTTGTGAAATGGTTCAAACCCATTGTACCTCTGGACTTTGACGGAACTACTCTGCGCCTGCGGGTTCCCAACGAAAGTTATGTATATCACATTGAAAAGAACTACATTCCTTTCCTGAAACCCATTATCCATCAGTTATTCGGCCTCAAGACACGGCTGCGTTACGCCGTACCTAAATCCGAACCGAAAACCATGACCATAACCCAGGAGGGCGACAATAGTGCGATCAACAAATTCATCACCCAAACGGATACCGCTAATATAAAAAATCCGTTTATCATTCCCGGTATCAAAAAGATCGTAATCGACCCCCAACTCAACCCGAACTACACCTTTGACAACTTCATCGAAGGAGAGTGCAACCGCCTCGCCCGGTCGGCGGGTCTGGCCGTAGCCGTCAATCCGGGAAAAACCCCGTTCAACCCCTTATATATATACGGGGATTCAGGACTGGGTAAAACCCATATCGTACAGGCCGTCGGCATGGAGGTCCGGCAACGCCATCCGGAATTGCAGGTGCTCTACGTGTCAATGAACAAATTCCAATCCCAGTTCCAGAACGCGGCGATCAAAGGGGAGTTGAACGACTTCATTCACTTCTACCAGATGATCGACGTTCTGATTATCGACGACATTCAGGAGCTGGCAGGAAAAGAGAAGACCCAAAACGCGTTTTTCAACATCTTCAACCACCTTCAACTATCCGGCAAACAACTCGTTCTCACTTCAGACAAACCTCCCGTGGAACTGAAGGATATCGAACAACGCCTGCTCACCCGATTCAAGTGGGGCCTTTCAGCCCAACTTCAGCAACCGGACCAAGAAACCAAACTCAAAATCATCCGCAACAAAGTGGCCCGCTTAGGCACCGAAGTTTCGGATGAGGTAATCGACTTTTTAGCCAACAATATCAATGCCAACGTACGGGAAATAGAAGGTGCTCTTTCTTCCTTGGTGGCCAACGCCTCTTTCCTGAATAAAAAAATCACCGTATCCTTAGCTAAAGAAATACTTAAGGTTTACGTGCAATTCAACCAGAAAGAGATTACAATAGACCACATCCGAAGAGTGGTGTGCGAATACCTGAATCTGGACGAAGAGAAATTCCGCTCCCCGAAACGGACACGGGAAATCGCCCAGGCACGCCAAATCGCCATGTATCTGAGCAAGCAACACACGAAGGCTCCGCTTACCGCCATCGGGGCCGCCATCGGAGGCAAAAACCACGCAACGGTCCTGCACGCCTGCAAGGCGATCTCCAATCTGCTCGAGACAGACAAGGCTTTCCGGGCCCAAATTGAAGAGATCGAAAAACGGGTCATGGCAAGATAA
- a CDS encoding metal ABC transporter ATP-binding protein, which yields MALISIRGLSVTYGIYTALENVNLDIFEHDFIGIIGPNGGGKTTLVKAILGTIPYSGSIWYAPGLDDRYGRAIGYLPQQNNFDRSFPISVREVVYSGLQARKRLWKRYTATDRKRAEELMEMTGISLIAQNPIGEISGGQMQRALLCRALISDPKLLILDEPANFVDNKFEKELYDILRTLNSQMAIVMVSHDIGTITSVVKTIVCVNRRVHRHDSNEITEEQLYNYDCPIQLICHGDIPHTVLKKHEEK from the coding sequence ATGGCTCTCATTTCAATCCGCGGTCTCTCGGTCACATACGGTATCTATACGGCTTTGGAAAATGTGAATCTCGACATTTTCGAACACGACTTTATCGGAATCATCGGGCCGAATGGAGGAGGAAAAACCACTCTTGTCAAAGCCATATTGGGTACGATCCCCTACTCCGGCTCGATTTGGTACGCACCCGGTCTGGACGACCGGTATGGCCGGGCTATCGGATACCTGCCGCAACAGAACAATTTCGATCGTTCGTTTCCCATTTCCGTACGCGAAGTGGTGTACTCTGGCTTGCAGGCCCGAAAAAGACTTTGGAAACGGTATACTGCCACTGACAGAAAACGGGCTGAAGAATTGATGGAAATGACAGGGATCTCATTAATAGCGCAAAATCCGATCGGAGAGATATCCGGCGGGCAGATGCAGCGCGCCCTACTCTGCCGGGCCCTGATCTCCGACCCGAAACTGTTGATTTTGGATGAACCCGCCAATTTCGTGGATAACAAATTCGAAAAAGAGTTGTACGATATTCTCCGAACACTGAACAGCCAGATGGCCATCGTCATGGTATCTCATGACATCGGCACCATTACAAGTGTCGTCAAAACCATCGTATGCGTCAACCGCAGAGTCCATCGCCACGATTCGAATGAAATTACAGAAGAGCAACTGTACAATTATGACTGTCCGATCCAACTGATATGCCATGGCGATATTCCGCATACCGTTTTGAAAAAACATGAAGAAAAATAA
- the bcp gene encoding thioredoxin-dependent thiol peroxidase, with protein sequence MEKLKAGDNAPQFSAKDQNGNTVTLESLKGKRVILYFYPKDNTPGCTAEACSLRDGKRELERMGFSIIGVSPDSEKSHQGFVAKHSLNFTLLSDPDKTVAKAFGVWGEKKFMGKTHMGILRTTFVIDPDGKIEKIFDKVNTKNHFEQISDAYK encoded by the coding sequence ATGGAAAAATTAAAAGCAGGTGACAACGCCCCGCAATTCAGCGCCAAGGATCAGAACGGGAATACCGTTACTCTCGAATCACTGAAAGGCAAACGGGTCATTTTATATTTCTACCCCAAAGACAACACTCCCGGATGTACGGCAGAGGCTTGCAGTTTGCGGGATGGCAAAAGGGAGCTGGAACGAATGGGATTCTCCATTATCGGTGTCAGCCCCGATTCTGAAAAATCGCATCAAGGTTTTGTTGCTAAACACTCGCTGAACTTCACCTTGCTGTCCGATCCAGACAAAACCGTCGCCAAGGCATTCGGGGTATGGGGCGAAAAGAAATTCATGGGCAAAACCCATATGGGTATTCTCCGTACTACGTTTGTAATTGACCCGGATGGTAAAATCGAAAAGATTTTCGATAAAGTCAACACGAAAAATCACTTTGAACAGATTTCCGACGCTTACAAATAA
- the recA gene encoding recombinase RecA — protein sequence MAEKAQINPDKLKVLNAVMDKIEKDFGKGAIMRMNSDKIEEVAVIPTGSITLDIALGVGGYPKGRVIEIYGPESSGKTTLAIHAIAEAQKAGGIAAFIDAEHAFDSFYAQKLGVDVDNLLISQPDNGEQALEIADHLIRSSAVDIVVIDSVAALTPKAEIEGEMGESKMGLQARLMSQALRKLTATISKTKTVCIFINQLRDKIGIAYGNPETTTGGNALKFYASVRIDIRKSSSIKDGEEQLGARAKVKVVKNKVAPPFRRAEFDIMYGEGISKIGEIIDLGVDFGIIKKSGSWFSYNDQKLGQGRDAVKELLKNNETLASEIEAKVREAMAAK from the coding sequence ATGGCAGAAAAAGCACAAATCAACCCGGACAAGCTCAAGGTTCTCAATGCCGTGATGGACAAAATCGAAAAGGATTTCGGAAAAGGAGCCATCATGCGCATGAACAGCGACAAGATAGAGGAGGTCGCCGTCATCCCGACCGGCTCCATCACCCTCGACATAGCATTAGGTGTGGGCGGATACCCCAAAGGGCGTGTCATAGAAATCTACGGTCCAGAATCTTCGGGCAAAACCACCCTGGCAATCCACGCCATCGCCGAAGCCCAAAAAGCCGGAGGCATCGCCGCATTCATCGACGCAGAACATGCATTCGACAGTTTCTATGCGCAAAAACTGGGCGTTGACGTGGACAACCTGCTAATTTCCCAGCCCGACAACGGGGAGCAGGCGCTGGAAATCGCCGACCATTTGATTCGCTCGAGTGCTGTGGATATCGTCGTTATCGACTCGGTAGCAGCCCTGACCCCGAAAGCCGAAATCGAAGGGGAGATGGGGGAGTCCAAAATGGGTTTGCAGGCCCGCCTGATGTCGCAGGCACTCCGCAAACTGACAGCCACAATCAGCAAAACCAAAACCGTCTGCATCTTCATCAACCAGTTGCGGGACAAAATAGGTATCGCATACGGCAATCCGGAGACTACCACAGGAGGTAACGCCCTGAAATTCTATGCCAGTGTCCGGATCGACATCCGAAAATCCTCCAGCATCAAGGACGGCGAGGAGCAACTCGGAGCCCGGGCCAAGGTGAAGGTCGTCAAGAACAAAGTGGCTCCGCCATTCCGTCGGGCAGAGTTCGATATCATGTACGGCGAAGGTATTTCGAAGATCGGGGAGATCATAGACCTCGGCGTCGATTTCGGCATTATCAAAAAGAGCGGCTCCTGGTTCTCTTACAACGACCAAAAACTGGGACAGGGCCGCGATGCCGTCAAAGAATTGTTGAAAAACAACGAGACCCTGGCATCCGAAATCGAAGCTAAGGTAAGAGAGGCAATGGCAGCCAAATAG